A genomic stretch from Chloroflexota bacterium includes:
- the rapZ gene encoding RNase adapter RapZ, translated as MARAAGPAAPATVPRTRAEATGRATRAGSDGQVVVISGLSGAGKSQASKLFEDLGYYCVDNLPPDLLDRFLALRDEDPARFRNVALVLDIRAGDPAPAIEAARAALAERGVPMQVLYLEASDAVLVSRFSETRHRHPLETRSGVQAGILLERERLARARQLADQVIDTSGLSIGQLKEQLFRHVPRESAADELLIDILTFGFKFGIPIDADLVFDVRFLTNPYYVPDLKPLSGLQTPVRDYVLGQPAAGRFIELVVELLQLTVPAYRSEGKTRLTVALGCTGGYHRSIALAEELAERLGSLGGVSVAVFHRELER; from the coding sequence ATGGCACGAGCAGCAGGTCCCGCCGCCCCGGCGACCGTCCCGCGGACTCGCGCCGAGGCGACCGGACGCGCCACCCGGGCAGGCAGCGATGGTCAGGTGGTGGTCATCAGCGGGCTGTCGGGTGCTGGCAAGAGCCAGGCCAGCAAGCTGTTCGAGGATCTCGGCTACTACTGCGTCGACAACCTTCCGCCCGACCTGCTGGATCGCTTCCTGGCCCTGCGCGACGAGGACCCGGCCCGGTTTCGCAACGTGGCCCTGGTGCTCGACATCCGGGCCGGCGATCCGGCCCCGGCCATCGAGGCGGCGCGCGCCGCGCTCGCCGAACGGGGCGTTCCGATGCAGGTCCTCTACCTGGAGGCGAGCGACGCGGTCCTGGTCAGCCGCTTCAGTGAGACGCGCCACCGCCATCCGCTCGAGACGCGGAGCGGCGTGCAGGCGGGGATTCTGCTGGAGCGGGAGCGCCTCGCCCGCGCCCGGCAGCTCGCCGACCAGGTGATCGATACCAGCGGCCTCTCGATCGGCCAGCTGAAGGAGCAGCTCTTCCGCCACGTGCCGCGTGAGAGCGCCGCCGACGAGCTGCTGATCGACATCCTGACCTTCGGCTTCAAGTTCGGCATCCCGATCGACGCCGACCTCGTCTTCGACGTCCGCTTCCTGACCAACCCATATTACGTCCCCGACCTGAAGCCGCTGTCGGGGCTCCAGACCCCGGTACGTGACTACGTGCTCGGTCAGCCGGCCGCCGGCCGATTCATCGAGCTGGTTGTCGAGCTGCTCCAGCTGACCGTGCCGGCCTACCGGTCGGAGGGCAAGACCCGGCTGACGGTGGCGCTCGGCTGCACCGGCGGCTACCACCGCTCGATCGCGCTGGCCGAGGAGCTGGCCGAGCGGCTGGGGAGCCTCGGTGGCGTCTCCGTCGCCGTCTTCCACCGCGAGCTCGAACGATGA
- a CDS encoding LemA family protein has translation MDPIWIVLIVLVVLAAFVVFIYNGLIQRRNGVDEAWNQISVQLKRRHDLIPNLVNAVKGYMDFEQETLTKVIEARGAAVSASQAGAAGAAQSAQAENFLTGALRQLFALVENYPDLKANQNVLQLQEELTTTENQIGFARQHFNSTVRDFNTSIQTFPSVVIAGMFGFKERDYFQIEEADAVVPTVNLRDEPPQSAPPPQAEA, from the coding sequence ATGGACCCCATTTGGATCGTCCTGATCGTCCTGGTCGTCCTCGCCGCCTTCGTCGTCTTCATCTACAACGGGCTGATCCAGCGCCGCAACGGCGTCGACGAGGCGTGGAACCAGATCAGCGTCCAGCTGAAGCGGCGGCACGACCTGATCCCGAACCTCGTCAACGCCGTCAAGGGCTACATGGACTTTGAGCAGGAGACGCTGACCAAGGTCATCGAGGCCCGCGGGGCCGCCGTCAGCGCCTCGCAGGCGGGGGCCGCCGGGGCGGCGCAGTCCGCCCAGGCTGAAAACTTCCTGACCGGCGCGCTGCGCCAGCTGTTCGCCCTGGTCGAGAACTACCCCGACCTGAAGGCGAACCAGAACGTCCTCCAGCTCCAGGAGGAGCTGACCACCACGGAGAACCAGATCGGCTTCGCGCGGCAGCACTTCAACAGCACCGTGCGGGACTTCAACACCTCGATCCAGACCTTCCCGAGCGTCGTGATCGCCGGGATGTTCGGATTCAAGGAGCGCGACTACTTCCAGATCGAGGAGGCCGATGCGGTGGTCCCGACCGTGAACCTGCGCGACGAACCGCCGCAGTCCGCGCCACCGCCGCAGGCGGAGGCCTAG
- the gpmI gene encoding 2,3-bisphosphoglycerate-independent phosphoglycerate mutase — MSEAITPPRPVVLCVLDGFGLSDDPARNALLSARMPTWDSLTSDWPTARLEASGEAVGLPAGQMGNSEVGHLNLGAGFPVLQDLPRINGAIADSSFFSNPVLLAATRHALEHRTRMHLLALIGPGGVHAVDEHVLAMVELAKRAGLPAEQVLLHAITDGRDTAPRSAAELMPALMRHIAGHATIATVSGRFYAMDRDGRWDRIASAWEAIVHGHGETAATPVEAVELPHARGESDEFIRPAVVAGYQGMGDHDSVVYLNFRADRARQLTRALVLKDFDAFDRGRRPVGLAVATLTEYQTADDLPVAVAFPPVVIDSLASLLSRLHLRQLHVAETEKYAHVTYFFNGGVEAAFPGEERLLVPSRRDVPTYDLAPEMSAEPITDEVVSAIGSGAFDFVLVNYANPDMVAHTGVWDAAVRAAEFIDGCLARLVEACLGAGGALIVTADHGNIEEMRDPSGAPQTKHTTAPVPFVLVDPQRQSVRLRDGTLADVAPTICELMGVPAPGSMTGRSLVVD, encoded by the coding sequence GTGAGCGAGGCCATCACGCCGCCACGCCCCGTCGTCCTGTGCGTGCTCGACGGCTTCGGCCTCTCCGACGACCCGGCGCGAAATGCTCTCCTGTCGGCGCGCATGCCGACCTGGGACAGCCTCACATCTGATTGGCCGACGGCTCGGCTGGAGGCGTCGGGCGAGGCGGTCGGCCTGCCAGCGGGGCAGATGGGCAACTCGGAGGTCGGTCACCTGAACCTCGGCGCCGGCTTCCCCGTGCTGCAGGACCTGCCGCGCATCAATGGGGCGATCGCCGACAGCAGCTTCTTCAGCAACCCGGTGCTCCTCGCAGCGACGCGCCATGCGCTCGAGCACCGAACGCGAATGCACCTGCTGGCGCTGATCGGCCCGGGCGGCGTGCATGCCGTCGACGAGCACGTGCTGGCAATGGTCGAGCTGGCGAAGCGCGCCGGCCTCCCAGCCGAGCAGGTACTGCTGCATGCCATCACTGACGGGCGGGACACGGCGCCGCGCTCAGCCGCGGAGCTCATGCCGGCACTGATGCGTCACATCGCCGGTCACGCCACCATTGCCACGGTCAGCGGCCGCTTCTACGCCATGGATCGGGACGGCCGCTGGGACCGGATCGCATCGGCCTGGGAGGCGATCGTGCACGGGCATGGCGAGACCGCGGCCACCCCGGTCGAGGCGGTCGAGCTTCCCCATGCCCGGGGCGAGAGCGACGAATTCATCCGGCCCGCCGTGGTGGCGGGGTACCAGGGGATGGGGGACCACGACTCGGTCGTGTACCTGAATTTCCGAGCCGATCGCGCCCGGCAGCTCACCCGCGCACTCGTCCTCAAGGACTTCGATGCGTTCGATCGCGGCCGCCGACCGGTTGGGCTGGCGGTGGCCACCCTGACCGAGTATCAGACTGCCGACGACCTGCCGGTGGCAGTGGCCTTTCCGCCGGTCGTGATCGATTCGCTGGCAAGCCTCCTGTCGCGGCTCCACCTGCGCCAGCTGCACGTCGCCGAGACCGAGAAGTACGCCCACGTGACCTACTTCTTCAATGGCGGCGTGGAGGCCGCGTTCCCAGGCGAGGAGCGCCTGCTCGTTCCGTCGCGGCGCGATGTCCCGACCTATGACCTGGCTCCGGAGATGAGCGCGGAGCCGATCACCGACGAGGTCGTGTCCGCCATCGGCTCCGGCGCGTTCGACTTTGTCCTGGTCAATTACGCCAACCCCGACATGGTTGCGCATACCGGGGTCTGGGACGCGGCCGTGCGGGCCGCCGAGTTCATCGACGGCTGCCTCGCGCGCCTCGTGGAAGCGTGCCTGGGCGCCGGTGGAGCGCTCATCGTGACCGCCGACCACGGGAACATCGAGGAGATGCGCGACCCGTCCGGCGCGCCTCAGACGAAGCACACCACCGCCCCCGTCCCGTTCGTGCTGGTCGATCCGCAGCGCCAATCGGTCCGCCTTCGGGACGGCACCCTGGCCGACGTCGCGCCGACCATCTGCGAGCTGATGGGAGTTCCCGCACCCGGGTCGATGACCGGACGCAGCCTCGTCGTCGACTGA
- the secG gene encoding preprotein translocase subunit SecG translates to MNPLVVAQGILAVALIAAILLQQRGTGLGGAFGGEVTAYRSRRGIERTLFRLTILLAALFVIFSLLNLLPQTT, encoded by the coding sequence ATGAATCCACTTGTCGTCGCCCAGGGAATCCTGGCCGTGGCCCTCATCGCCGCGATCCTGCTGCAGCAGCGCGGAACCGGGCTGGGTGGCGCATTCGGCGGCGAAGTGACCGCCTACCGCAGCCGGCGTGGCATCGAGCGGACGCTCTTTCGGCTGACCATCCTGCTGGCGGCCCTGTTCGTCATCTTCAGCCTGCTGAACCTGCTGCCGCAGACCACCTGA
- the tpiA gene encoding triose-phosphate isomerase, whose translation MNASRPPLIAGNWKMHPASTDLAVALALDVRDAVAGLAARSVICPPTIWLSAVAAALGGGSTEPGRLGIGAQTMHAEEAGAFTGETSPLMVAEVAQYVILGHSERRQYDNETDVAVAAKVASAVAHGLVPIAAIGERAEERRAGLTATVIERQLRAAISLLPRIAGSRLVVAYEPVWAIGTGDAASGEDAQAAAAQIRSILAESDPAGADEVAILYGGSCTPDNAAEFLGEPDVDGALVGGASLNAGSFAQIVRLAVEARG comes from the coding sequence GTGAACGCATCCCGCCCGCCCCTGATTGCCGGCAACTGGAAGATGCACCCCGCCTCCACTGACCTCGCAGTGGCCCTGGCGCTCGACGTGCGCGACGCCGTCGCTGGCCTCGCCGCTCGGTCGGTGATCTGCCCGCCGACGATCTGGCTCTCCGCGGTCGCCGCCGCGCTCGGTGGGGGATCGACCGAGCCAGGGCGGCTCGGCATCGGGGCACAGACGATGCACGCCGAGGAGGCTGGCGCATTCACCGGTGAGACCTCCCCGCTGATGGTGGCCGAGGTGGCCCAGTACGTGATCCTGGGGCACTCCGAGCGGAGGCAGTACGACAACGAGACCGATGTGGCGGTGGCAGCCAAGGTCGCGTCCGCGGTCGCCCACGGGCTGGTGCCGATCGCGGCGATCGGCGAGCGCGCCGAGGAGCGGCGGGCCGGTCTGACCGCCACGGTCATCGAACGACAGCTGCGCGCCGCCATCTCGCTCCTGCCCCGGATAGCCGGCAGCCGCCTGGTGGTCGCCTACGAGCCGGTCTGGGCGATCGGGACCGGCGATGCCGCGTCGGGTGAGGATGCGCAGGCGGCGGCCGCGCAGATCCGCTCCATCCTGGCCGAGTCCGATCCGGCGGGCGCGGACGAGGTCGCGATCCTCTACGGGGGCAGCTGTACGCCGGACAACGCCGCGGAGTTCCTCGGCGAGCCCGACGTCGACGGGGCGCTGGTCGGCGGCGCTTCGCTGAACGCCGGCAGCTTCGCGCAGATCGTGCGATTGGCCGTCGAGGCGCGGGGGTGA
- a CDS encoding DUF1801 domain-containing protein: MKDKRKSAKSTTPIFTDEERAAMRARAQEQKAAARRGPRAQKADGESDVLAKIAEMPEPDRAMAKRLHAIIKASAPALSPKTWYGMPAYAKDGKVVCFFTSADKFKSRYATFGFNDDANLDEGAMWPTSFALKELTAAEEARIAALVKKAVS, from the coding sequence CGACCCCGATCTTCACGGACGAGGAACGAGCCGCGATGAGGGCGCGCGCCCAAGAGCAGAAGGCGGCCGCGCGCCGCGGCCCGCGCGCACAAAAGGCGGACGGCGAAAGCGACGTGCTGGCGAAGATCGCCGAGATGCCGGAGCCGGATCGCGCCATGGCCAAGCGGCTCCATGCGATCATCAAAGCCAGCGCGCCAGCCCTCTCGCCGAAAACCTGGTACGGGATGCCCGCGTATGCGAAGGACGGCAAGGTCGTCTGCTTCTTCACAAGCGCAGATAAGTTCAAGTCGCGGTACGCGACGTTCGGCTTCAATGACGACGCGAACCTCGACGAAGGCGCCATGTGGCCGACGTCCTTCGCGCTGAAGGAGCTCACTGCCGCCGAAGAGGCAAGGATCGCGGCGCTCGTGAAGAAAGCGGTGAGCTGA
- a CDS encoding M48 family metallopeptidase: MTASPAPSTFFREIARNRRNSWILVFVVAIVLAALGAAIGYASGFGWGGVVIALVVASVMSVGSFFGGDRLVLLSSGAREVPQQDPPDQYRQLLNVVTEMTIASGLPMPKVYVIDDSAPNAFATGRDPKHASVAVTTGLLEKMDREQLQGVIAHELSHVGNFDIRFALLVGVLVGSIALLADWFLRFTFWGGGRRDGGDRDRGGGGLAAILFIVALVLAIVAPLIGRMVQLAVSRQRESLADVSAVELTRNPIGLARALRTIAEDPDVLEVANRATQHLYIVNPIKSFETRAKSMWDTHPPIAERIAVLRGLAGQFGQDPSQIS, translated from the coding sequence ATGACCGCGAGCCCGGCGCCGAGCACCTTCTTCCGCGAGATCGCTCGCAATCGGCGCAACTCGTGGATCCTGGTGTTCGTGGTCGCGATCGTCCTGGCGGCGCTCGGCGCCGCCATCGGGTATGCGAGCGGCTTCGGCTGGGGTGGCGTGGTGATCGCCCTGGTCGTGGCATCGGTCATGAGCGTCGGCTCGTTTTTCGGGGGCGACCGGCTGGTGCTGCTATCCAGCGGCGCCAGGGAGGTGCCACAGCAGGATCCACCCGACCAATATCGCCAACTGCTCAACGTCGTGACCGAGATGACGATCGCCAGCGGGCTGCCGATGCCGAAGGTGTACGTGATCGACGACTCCGCCCCGAACGCGTTCGCCACGGGGCGCGATCCGAAGCACGCGTCCGTGGCGGTCACCACTGGCTTGCTCGAGAAGATGGACCGCGAGCAGCTCCAGGGCGTGATCGCCCATGAGCTGAGCCATGTCGGCAACTTCGACATCCGCTTCGCGCTGCTGGTCGGCGTGCTGGTCGGCAGCATCGCCCTCCTGGCGGACTGGTTCCTGCGCTTCACCTTCTGGGGCGGCGGGCGCCGCGACGGCGGCGACCGAGATCGGGGTGGGGGAGGCCTGGCAGCAATCCTCTTCATCGTCGCGCTGGTCCTTGCCATCGTGGCGCCGCTCATCGGCCGCATGGTCCAGCTGGCGGTCAGCCGGCAGCGCGAGTCCCTGGCCGATGTCTCGGCGGTGGAGTTGACGCGCAACCCGATCGGCCTGGCGCGGGCGCTGCGCACGATTGCCGAAGACCCCGACGTGCTCGAGGTCGCCAACCGGGCGACCCAGCATCTCTACATCGTGAATCCGATCAAGAGCTTCGAGACCCGGGCCAAGAGCATGTGGGATACGCACCCGCCGATCGCGGAGCGGATCGCCGTCCTGCGCGGCCTGGCCGGGCAGTTCGGGCAGGACCCAAGCCAGATTTCGTGA
- a CDS encoding gluconeogenesis factor YvcK family protein encodes MKRPRLPRWLYPGMHLKRWLLVLFFGITVLGLGAAIMLVEFYRGLPDDSFIVTLTGAGLDRPVRALLVALGGILLTSVGVWGLMRSIVSPFVTRGDSVLEVLYTKRYLARGPRIVALGGGTGLSTLLRGLKGYSANITAIVTLADDGGSSGRLRQQLGIAPPGDIRNCIAALADAEPLMTQLMQYRFPPGSGLDDHAFGNLFIAAMTAVTGDFEEAVRESNRVLAVRGQVLPATSVPLNLAATLESGRRLLGQASISAADEPIATVSIEPADVRANPEAIERILEADLVVVGPGSLYSSVLPNLLISDIRDAVSAANGIRAYVCNVATQPGETGFYSAAQHLEALIEHVGDGLFDYVLLNDNHEARRPDGWLGQPVQVDVRRLEGFEVTIVEEDLVDVNNAHRHDPAKLAAALMRIQQQDRAERPRQRRTVSQPTASAG; translated from the coding sequence ATGAAGCGGCCGCGCCTCCCTCGCTGGCTCTACCCGGGGATGCACCTCAAGCGCTGGCTGCTGGTCCTCTTCTTCGGGATCACGGTTCTTGGCCTTGGCGCCGCCATCATGCTGGTCGAGTTCTATCGCGGCCTGCCCGATGACTCGTTCATCGTCACGCTCACCGGCGCAGGCCTCGACCGCCCAGTTCGCGCCTTGCTCGTGGCCCTCGGCGGGATTCTGCTCACCTCGGTCGGCGTGTGGGGGCTGATGCGCAGCATCGTCTCGCCCTTCGTCACTCGCGGCGACTCGGTGCTGGAGGTGCTCTACACGAAGCGCTACCTGGCGCGCGGGCCGCGGATCGTGGCGCTCGGTGGGGGGACGGGGCTCTCCACGCTGCTGCGTGGCCTGAAGGGCTACTCCGCCAACATCACCGCCATCGTGACCCTTGCCGATGACGGCGGAAGCAGCGGCCGCCTGCGCCAGCAGCTGGGGATCGCGCCGCCCGGCGACATCCGCAACTGCATCGCCGCCCTGGCCGATGCCGAGCCGCTCATGACACAGCTCATGCAGTACCGATTCCCGCCGGGCTCCGGGCTCGACGACCACGCCTTCGGGAACCTGTTCATCGCCGCCATGACTGCGGTGACCGGCGACTTCGAGGAGGCGGTGCGCGAGTCGAACCGCGTCCTGGCGGTTCGGGGCCAGGTGCTGCCGGCCACCAGCGTGCCGCTCAACCTGGCCGCGACCCTCGAGTCGGGCCGTCGCCTGTTGGGGCAGGCCTCCATCAGCGCCGCCGATGAGCCGATCGCGACGGTCTCGATCGAGCCTGCCGACGTGCGCGCCAATCCCGAGGCGATCGAGCGGATCCTCGAGGCGGACCTGGTGGTGGTCGGCCCCGGCAGCCTCTATTCCTCCGTGCTGCCGAACCTTCTGATCAGCGACATTCGCGATGCGGTATCGGCGGCGAACGGGATCCGCGCCTACGTCTGCAACGTCGCGACGCAGCCCGGAGAGACCGGCTTCTACTCCGCCGCGCAGCACCTCGAGGCGCTCATCGAGCACGTCGGGGACGGCCTGTTTGACTACGTCCTGCTGAATGACAACCACGAGGCGCGGCGCCCCGACGGCTGGCTGGGGCAGCCGGTGCAGGTCGACGTACGGCGCCTCGAGGGGTTCGAGGTCACCATCGTCGAGGAGGACCTCGTCGACGTCAACAATGCGCACCGGCACGATCCGGCGAAGCTGGCCGCGGCGCTGATGCGGATCCAGCAGCAGGATCGCGCCGAGCGGCCACGCCAGCGGCGAACGGTCTCCCAGCCGACCGCCTCCGCCGGCTGA
- the whiA gene encoding DNA-binding protein WhiA has translation MLVASELRGELARIRPARACCRRAELVGLLQSAGADGGVRTLDHATARIAVRLAASIGVAATAPGAAATAPHGPGRHHLRVELEGALPSSWEPVTARACDRRAFLRGLLLSAGSVSGGPGGPHVEFVLRDRRSAVQLQRLLEASEVRSSRMERRGRQVVYLKGQEEIAGLLRLVGANRALLDFETSRVSRDVRNRLNRLLNAEEANLARTVRAADRQLQAIGRLEAVGELERLADGLREAAAQRRRQPDADLDTLASSLGISRSAMNHRLRRLVELAADAAGTRRGTSRQELR, from the coding sequence ATGCTGGTCGCCAGCGAGCTGCGTGGGGAGCTGGCCCGCATCCGTCCCGCTCGTGCCTGCTGCCGGCGAGCCGAGCTGGTCGGCCTCCTGCAGTCGGCCGGCGCCGATGGCGGAGTTCGCACCCTGGACCACGCGACCGCGCGCATCGCGGTCCGGCTGGCGGCCTCGATCGGCGTCGCCGCAACCGCGCCAGGCGCCGCCGCGACCGCCCCTCACGGCCCGGGCCGGCACCACCTGCGGGTCGAACTCGAGGGCGCGCTGCCCTCGTCGTGGGAGCCGGTGACGGCTAGGGCCTGCGATCGCCGGGCCTTCCTCCGAGGCCTGCTGCTCAGCGCCGGCTCGGTCAGTGGCGGACCCGGCGGCCCGCACGTCGAATTCGTGCTCCGGGACCGCCGCAGCGCGGTTCAGCTGCAGCGCCTGCTGGAGGCGAGTGAGGTGCGCAGCTCCCGCATGGAGCGCCGTGGACGGCAGGTGGTCTACCTCAAGGGCCAGGAGGAGATCGCCGGACTCCTGCGCCTGGTCGGCGCCAACCGCGCCCTGCTCGACTTCGAGACGAGCCGCGTCAGCCGGGACGTGCGCAATCGGCTCAACCGCCTGCTGAATGCCGAGGAGGCGAACCTGGCGCGCACGGTGCGGGCGGCCGACCGGCAGCTACAGGCGATCGGCCGCCTGGAGGCCGTCGGCGAGCTCGAGCGCCTGGCCGATGGGCTGCGCGAAGCGGCCGCGCAACGACGGCGCCAGCCTGACGCCGATCTCGATACGCTTGCGTCGAGCCTCGGCATCAGCCGCTCGGCGATGAACCATCGGCTGCGACGGCTGGTCGAACTGGCCGCCGATGCGGCCGGCACGCGACGGGGCACGAGCAGACAGGAGCTGAGGTGA